aaaagaaggacatGGCCACCTTACCAGTTACTATACCACCTGAGGTAAGCAAGAACcttaccttttgttttttttttttttggtcacagcTTTCTATAAGGGGCCCACCCCTAAAATGCCCCCTTCTACACTGAGCCTTGCTGAGGCTTCACACAAGATAGGCAGTTTTAACCTTCTGAGTTCTTGGGACTGAGTGGAGTTCTGAAACAACCAAAGTGTGAAGGGCAACCCTGCCTCCTGACATTATGACCTGGCcacagaagaaagcaaaaagCAAGAGTAAGTGGACCAAGGCTGATGAACATGAGAATCAGAGCAACCACAGGCAGCCTGTAAGAACCACGTTGTACCCTGGTTAGAACCAGAGAGCCCTTGTCCTTCAGAAACACTCAGCTGGGGAATTAGGAGTGGAACAGCACAGCCCAGATGTGTCTCAGAACAAACTAGGTGATGTGCTTGCAGCAGGGTGTTGGCCTTGTCTGCTATAGGATATGGTGTGGATATGGCAGTAGTGCTGCTTGCCCTGAAAGTGGTTTATATTGGCCCAGGCGTGTGATTGAAACTGTTGGCTCTCAAGTAATGAGCAGTCTAGAGTAGGCTTCAAGTAAGGCTGCTACTGTGAGTGGGGAGAAACTGCTTAATCCCAGACTTGCTCTGAATTCTATTCCCCCCAAGGTAGGCTCTTCTCCATctgggcaaaagacctcccctatCTGGGCAGAGTTGGTGAAGTGGAAGAGTCTTCCTTTCAGAATCTTTAGCTGCCCATAAAAATCTAACACAGCATAGGTGAATGCTCCACATAGGTTAGACCTGACCACAAAGGCAAGGACTATGGCTTCATTGTGTTTCTAGCTTCAAGTCTGTTTCTAGAGGGAGAAGGTTCTCTGGTGAGATGCTGTCCTTACAGTGCATCCTTGACACAGATGCTAGCATGATTGATATGGCTTCCTTATTACACTTATAGCTCTTTGTCAATCAGGGGTTCTGTCTACCAGCTTGGGACCCAGACTTTGGAGAAATACCCTGTGGGTCTCTTTTGGGCTTGAGAAGTCATTGTCTCTGACCAAACCACCAAAGCAGAAGAGTCCCTATCTGGTGTAATGTCGCAGTGGCCTTTATTCTACCCACATTGACAAACACCAAATAACATTTTCATAACATTACAGGAGCCAGTAACCTTCCAGGATGTGGCTGTGGACTTCAATCAAGAGGAATGGCAGCTACTAGGTCCAGTGCAGAGGACTGAGTATCatgatgtgatgctggagaccttGGGCAACTTGGTCTCAGTGGGTAAGACCATGCTTACATTTAGAATGCCGCAGGGTCCCCTCAGGACTCGCACTCTCTCTCTACCCATTGTCAGGACTGGCTGTGCTCTCAAGGGTCTCTTACTCTGTCCAGAACCTTTCTTTGGGCTTGTGACCCAATGTGGGTAGGGAAACTTAAGTACTCAGAGGCAGCCTCTGGTTGGGTTTGCCTGGGGGAATGAGAGAAAGCTCCTTCCCCTCACCCATCGGTCACCAATTGATTATTCCTGGTTTTGCTGCTAACGAGCTTGCCAGCCATTCCCTAAAATGAATGACTATTTGAGGAAAGGATgtaatctcatttttttaatactGTTTGTTATACTGTCATTCTGCCATTTTTAACTACAGTATGCTTATCTTTTGGTTTCTTTCAGGGTGGGAGCCTACATTGGGAAACAAAGAGTTAAGTCCAAAATCACCCAGTTCTATGGTAGAAACAATTCGTGACCCAAAACCAAAAAGTTTCTCAAGTAATGGTACCCAGTCCTCTGTTATTGAAAATATCTCACAAAATGAGGTGCAAGAAATCCATACCATAGAATCAAATCAAGTGGAGGTTGTACAGAAAAAAGACCTCCCTCAGGAGGAGATCTCTGAAAGCCCCAAGTCTCAGGGGCAAATTAGGCTTCACACAAGCCAAGACTCACTCGATGAAGTTCTTCCGAGAAAGCACTTGCATGTAAAAAGTAACCAAAGGGGCTTTGGAAagaggaaagccaagaaaaaacacatTTCCATGACACGAGATTCACCCATAAGAAATCAGCAAAAGGACTCTGTAGTATGCCAAGTCAGAGATGGCAGCAATTCCATGACACATAGTTCTTCTATAAAAAACCCTCAGCAGAGTTATGAGCAGGGTAAAGTTGGGGGCAGCAGAGATCCCATTATACTTATATCACCTGCAAAAATTTACCAGCAAGCCACTGGCTCTGAAGCGGGCAGAGTCAGGGACAGCAGCAATGCCATGGAACCTGATGCATCTATAAAAATTCACCAGAAAAGTGCTGAGTGGGGTAAAATTGGGAAAAGCAGCAGTTCCATGACACAAGGTTCGTCTATACAAAATCACAAGATGGTGTCTGGGTTAGGAAGAGCCAGGGACAGGGACAGTTCCTTGGCACATGCTTCACCTGTAAAAATTCTCCAGAAAGACTGTGAAAAGAGTAAAGTCCGAGGAAACAGGAATTCCTTGAAACATGTAAGAATTAGCCAGAAGGATTCTAATGGTGGGAGAGTCGGGGAAATGAGTACATCCATAAAACACAGTCCCCATATAAAAATTCACCTGAAGACCTCTGAAAGGGGGAAAGGCAGGGAAACTAACACTTCTATAAAATATGGTCCCCATGTGAAAACTTACCAGAAGGGTTCTGAAGAGGGGACTACTAGGAAAGCCAACAATTGTAACAAAGCTATCAGCCATCATGCTCAGcagatattttttataaaaattcataAAGGAAGCCAAATTTGCCGGTGCAGTGAATGTGGCAAACTATTCCAGAATGCTAGGTATTTTTCTGTCCATAAAAAGATCCACACAGGAGAACGGCCTTACAAGTGTATGGCCTGTGGGAAAGCATTTGTTCAGAGCTCCTCCCTCACACAGCATTATAGAATTCATAGTGGAGAGAGACCATTTGAGTGTTCAGAGTGTGGGAGGACCTTCAATGACCGCTCAGCCATCTCTCAACACTTGAGAACTCATACTGGGGCTAAGCCCTACCATTGTCaacaatgtgggaaagccttccgCCAGAGTTCCCACCTTACCAGGCATCAGAGAACTCACACTGGGGAGCGCCCATATGTGTGCACCAAGTGTGGGAGGGCTTTCACTCAGAGCTCACACCTTATTGGGCATCAGAAAACACACGGGATTAAGTTCAAGAAGAGGCAATCCAAACTGCAGTCCTAGTGCCTTTCAAACCACTGCCTCTTCAGCCTTGAGATGCACTCTGCAGACTTTTGAGTAAGGAGAGTCCCACACCTGAAGAACAGCTCAGGACACCACCCAGCAGGCCTGAGGGTGCCTGAAACTATCAGGGAGTTCTTGATTGCTTCATTTAGccattaaagaaaatatgaaatctgAAAATGCTCCTAAATCTAAAAACCAGTTACCAAAAACTGCAGAGATAATTATGCACAGGGTCAAGTATGTGAGtgacaaaaaccaaaagaatgtatataaataaataaataaataaatataattgttttGAAATTTGTGTTTCCTGCTGTAATGaatgttcttggttgtcaactttactACATCTGCAGTTAACTAAAACACAAGCAGCTGGGTACATCTGAAGaattttgttcttaaattttttgaggtgggaaaattcacctttaatctgggccgcACCTGCtgacagcctatataaaggacatagaAGGAAGATGCTTGCTTTCTTTGCCTACTTGCTCTTATTCATGCTAGTACATTTTTCCCCTGGCATTAGAGATTCTGGCATGTACTGAAGGCCAGCtggacatccagccttgtgaactGAACTCTATTattggaccttccattggtagacagccattgttggactattGGTGACTatggggggtccagccccttgatagtcccctcccaagGTCTTGGAAggatctacaaccagctgataattaatttttgatgatatgaaatgaatctatgtacatgaaactccttagtccatacactttattctgtcagttctctctctgcgcagcttctattctgttctcatgcctagctccttccttACCTGattctctacatttatctgctgtcccctcttacgttctatcttaattctctcatattattctgccccatctaggttctcatccatctagttcctttccatcttagctcctctcctaTCTCCCTCGTCTTGTTcctccccatctggctcttcctcatcttccatctcattcctctagtactctcttcaaggccttcaatctagttctttcccacctagttcattcctctccagttcttacccatctagttcctccattctcttttctccatctcgtcctcaagttctctctctcaaattcctcCTCTGAATCTCCTATACCCCTCAGTTCTTCATTCTCAAGTTCTCTAAGgaattcagttataaacccaagcaatagcaatcctccccctccagccaggtcaccaggcttgaattcctacagggtcataaaggcaggtaagaattttcctcaggcagtggctgtcaggctttcttttacaacccaaaaggggagtggtaaaggaggaggtcaactgcaAGCTAATGATCAGTTAGTACATCAGAAAAGGGAATCtgtgtgctcaaactacattcctagaagtggttaggtaagaaattaggagtctataatattagtaaggctgtaagaaaggagggtctcaccctaaattgcacaagaaataaagctatttgcCTGACccaggagacaggtgttgttttgtttggtcttggatgcttaagtctgttcttagagaatacagaggtatctctggtaAGATACTTCCGTCTCTACAGGGATGGACccggccagatgctgccaatgacagtaattacagggaggcttgaactggggttctggctgtgcatagctgccAGCACAGAAGATTATCTAAATATCCCATTAGTAGAaaggaaatggtgcccaataaattaTAGAAAAGCTACAATAACACAAGAAACTcagcaggaaacagctaataaaaaagccaaatatcaccaaggccccttgagcctcagcttgacctctggaaggcccttggcttcttccaggtattaccTTTGTCATAACCAGCTGAAATCCTTTATATAGTTTTGCAGCTTGTAGcattggaccacagcctgtaagtcattctaataaatgtgtgtatatttgtgtgtatgtgtgtgtgtgtgtgtgtgtgtgtgtgtgtgagagagagagagagagagagagagagagagagagagagagagagagagaggagaggagagagagaggaaaaagactCAGATCcattactctagagaaccctaatacacTTGCTTAATTAAGAATAtgctgggttggggatttagctcagagggttggggatttagctcagtggtagagtgcttgcctagcaagctcaaagccctgggttcgatcctcagttccacaaagaaaaaaaatatgctgaTCTGATGCTTAAATGAgcaacattaaaacaaaatgtctTATCAAACAGTCCTAGCAGATCTATGCAAGGCTGGATGGagatgcattatgtgaaatttccaaatagtcaataaaaatactgtcagaaaaaaaaatctccagatcACACACAGCTGACATCATCCCTTTCTCCAGGGTTCCACATTGCTCCTCTAAGTTCTttataacattaaaaacattCTAGAGCTGGGGTTGTGGCCCAGTGGGTGAACATGTGCTTTGCATATATAAAGTTCAACTCCAtcgcacgtgtgtacacacacacacacacacacacacacacaccagagcccTTAGGATCTAGCCTATAGAGCATGTTTAATCATTCCCTCTTGGGTGAATGCCTCACCTTTCTCAGAAGCAAATAGGACTTGAAGACAGGTGTCTTGGTGTAAGGTCAAGTATGTGAGAAAAGGGCTAGTTATGAGGATGCATACATCAGTCGTAGTGCAGTTATTATCATGCGGTGTTTAATTGTTTCAACAACCTAATAAAGTGTTAGTATTTTTGAAATGGGACTTAAGTTTGCCCAAAGGTGTGTTAGGCAGTAAATTACTCCATATTATTGTCTACCAAGTATGAAACAAGTGGTTGGACT
The nucleotide sequence above comes from Peromyscus maniculatus bairdii isolate BWxNUB_F1_BW_parent chromosome 1, HU_Pman_BW_mat_3.1, whole genome shotgun sequence. Encoded proteins:
- the Znf274 gene encoding neurotrophin receptor-interacting factor homolog, with amino-acid sequence MASTLPTVWPHEPVKFEDVSLTFSKEEWAQLEFQQKCLYKEIMLENYNNMVSVERHFSKPNVISQLEEVEDFWPVEREIPQDIFPESSGPSLDPGINSFPDESPLTKINVVEVLTLNKDVAGPRNALIQSLYPESGEDLSLGNLEPSQQPSKHLTDTEVAHQKFRHFQYEESDDPQKAVSQLRKLCHQWLQPSTHSKKHILELLVLEQFLNALPEKLRVWVESQSPEDCQAAVTLVENVTSVSKEDALLACHNEATDGLKEKKKDMATLPVTIPPEEPVTFQDVAVDFNQEEWQLLGPVQRTEYHDVMLETLGNLVSVGWEPTLGNKELSPKSPSSMVETIRDPKPKSFSSNGTQSSVIENISQNEVQEIHTIESNQVEVVQKKDLPQEEISESPKSQGQIRLHTSQDSLDEVLPRKHLHVKSNQRGFGKRKAKKKHISMTRDSPIRNQQKDSVVCQVRDGSNSMTHSSSIKNPQQSYEQGKVGGSRDPIILISPAKIYQQATGSEAGRVRDSSNAMEPDASIKIHQKSAEWGKIGKSSSSMTQGSSIQNHKMVSGLGRARDRDSSLAHASPVKILQKDCEKSKVRGNRNSLKHVRISQKDSNGGRVGEMSTSIKHSPHIKIHLKTSERGKGRETNTSIKYGPHVKTYQKGSEEGTTRKANNCNKAISHHAQQIFFIKIHKGSQICRCSECGKLFQNARYFSVHKKIHTGERPYKCMACGKAFVQSSSLTQHYRIHSGERPFECSECGRTFNDRSAISQHLRTHTGAKPYHCQQCGKAFRQSSHLTRHQRTHTGERPYVCTKCGRAFTQSSHLIGHQKTHGIKFKKRQSKLQS